The following are from one region of the Gloeomargarita lithophora Alchichica-D10 genome:
- a CDS encoding Rqc2 family fibronectin-binding protein: MNPVKTSLQSCDLTTLVAVCQELRRDWVPARIERVLQTDKHHLYLGLRTLTERGWLLLSWHPQAARLHASPAPPAEPDTFTFSQQLWHQLGHLALTDLRLSNPWERVVDLHFAPRPGEPAQWHLYLEVMGRYSNAILTHPDGTILTCAHQVSAQDSRVRPLQTGTLYQFPPALTQPLPRRDEPFEHWHQRLTLIPVPLSRALIQNYRGLSMKLVREMGQVLQIDPEINVSHITFPDWQKLWSVWQTWLEVLQAATFTPGLTPQGYTVLGWGITKSYATISELLQDYYHHHLGAQILQQQVQQLGQKLQNQHKKLQQKAQVFSEKLSQVTEAESYRTQADLLMAHLHQWTPGMRMIKLADFTTAEEITIPIHPEKNALQTAQDLYKKYQKLKRAKDTVLPLLKAVNTQISYLEQIETHVQQLELAPDANAPGILAEIYSELAQQGYDLKPASYRPSSRPKTIPFLTFTTPQGYPIYVGRNNRQNEALTFTYANDYDLWFHAQEIPGSHVILRLPPGISPSTADLHTTANIAAYYSRSRHSQQVPVIYTPAQYLQRIKGQPPGTVNYRHEQVIWGEPAQAPLQQLTWQYPQEQQPQEQPKQKTRTG; this comes from the coding sequence ATGAACCCTGTCAAAACCAGCCTCCAATCCTGCGACCTCACCACCCTGGTGGCGGTATGCCAGGAATTGCGCCGGGATTGGGTGCCCGCCCGCATCGAACGGGTACTGCAAACCGATAAACATCATCTGTACTTGGGTCTGCGTACCCTGACGGAACGGGGTTGGTTGTTGCTCTCTTGGCATCCCCAGGCGGCGCGTCTCCACGCCAGTCCTGCCCCCCCCGCCGAGCCGGATACCTTTACCTTCAGCCAACAACTGTGGCACCAACTGGGGCATCTCGCCCTCACCGACCTGCGCCTGAGTAACCCCTGGGAACGGGTGGTGGATTTGCACTTTGCCCCCCGCCCCGGCGAACCCGCCCAATGGCACCTCTACCTAGAGGTCATGGGACGCTACAGCAACGCCATCCTCACCCACCCGGACGGCACCATCCTCACCTGCGCCCACCAGGTCAGCGCCCAGGACTCCCGGGTGCGCCCCTTGCAAACCGGCACCCTTTACCAATTCCCCCCCGCCTTGACCCAACCCCTGCCCCGGCGGGATGAACCTTTTGAGCATTGGCACCAACGGCTGACCCTGATTCCCGTGCCCCTCAGTCGAGCGTTGATCCAAAACTACCGGGGACTAAGCATGAAATTGGTGCGGGAAATGGGGCAAGTTCTGCAAATTGACCCGGAAATAAATGTTAGTCACATAACATTCCCAGACTGGCAAAAATTATGGTCAGTTTGGCAAACCTGGTTAGAAGTTTTGCAAGCCGCAACATTCACCCCCGGATTAACCCCCCAAGGCTACACGGTGTTGGGGTGGGGGATAACAAAATCCTATGCCACTATCAGCGAATTACTTCAGGATTATTATCATCATCATTTGGGGGCGCAGATATTACAGCAACAGGTGCAACAACTGGGGCAAAAACTGCAAAATCAACACAAAAAACTCCAGCAAAAAGCCCAGGTGTTTAGCGAAAAACTCAGCCAAGTCACCGAAGCCGAATCCTATCGTACCCAAGCGGATTTACTCATGGCGCATTTACACCAATGGACACCGGGAATGCGGATGATAAAATTAGCCGATTTCACCACCGCAGAAGAGATCACCATCCCGATTCATCCTGAGAAAAATGCCCTCCAAACCGCCCAAGATTTATACAAAAAATATCAAAAACTCAAACGGGCTAAAGATACGGTTTTACCCTTACTCAAAGCCGTTAATACGCAAATATCCTACCTAGAACAAATCGAAACCCACGTCCAACAATTAGAACTAGCCCCCGATGCCAACGCCCCAGGAATTTTAGCAGAAATTTACAGCGAACTTGCCCAACAGGGATATGACTTGAAACCCGCCTCCTATCGCCCCAGTTCTCGCCCCAAAACCATCCCCTTTTTAACCTTTACCACCCCCCAGGGTTATCCCATTTATGTGGGGCGCAACAATCGTCAAAATGAGGCGCTAACCTTCACCTATGCCAATGATTATGACCTGTGGTTTCACGCCCAGGAAATTCCCGGTAGCCATGTGATTTTGCGCCTACCCCCCGGCATCAGTCCCAGTACAGCAGATTTACATACAACCGCCAACATTGCCGCCTACTACAGCCGCAGTCGCCATAGCCAGCAAGTACCCGTGATTTACACCCCTGCCCAGTATTTACAACGGATTAAAGGCCAGCCCCCCGGCACGGTGAACTACCGGCACGAGCAGGTGATTTGGGGCGAGCCAGCCCAAGCCCCGCTTCAGCAATTAACCTGGCAATATCCCCAGGAGCAACAACCCCAGGAGCAACCAAAGCAAAAAACCCGCACGGGTTAG
- a CDS encoding tetratricopeptide repeat protein — protein MEPLEQIGHYLAHGVQQALTGDSSLALASLRQALALQPHQAETHLLQALIYTQQGQFPEALAACHRALYLDDGLPEALVLRGYLYCLGKKAASALPDLDQVQALRPDWWPVYAIRAWVYSRLERWGEARQDLQQALHLEPISGEVCYNLGLIYQALGQKELAVEYWGRALLLQPELSEAHAHRAILYGEMKDYERSLAAYELWLKNQPQEPRAYYGRGTVRAAQGDREGAIQDFSQVLNLNPNAGEAWFQRGLVYSVLGQTATALEDARRAAQIFHKQGNSTAYHRARGLVAYLQK, from the coding sequence ATGGAACCGCTGGAGCAAATTGGTCACTATCTAGCACACGGGGTACAACAGGCTCTGACTGGGGATAGTTCCCTGGCGTTGGCATCCCTGCGGCAAGCCCTCGCCCTCCAACCCCACCAGGCGGAAACCCATTTACTCCAAGCCCTGATTTATACCCAGCAGGGGCAATTTCCGGAGGCTCTGGCGGCCTGTCACCGGGCGTTATATCTGGATGATGGCCTCCCGGAAGCCTTGGTATTGCGGGGCTATCTCTACTGTCTCGGGAAAAAAGCCGCCTCTGCCCTGCCGGATTTAGACCAAGTCCAAGCCCTGCGCCCGGATTGGTGGCCGGTTTATGCCATCCGCGCCTGGGTTTATAGCCGCTTGGAACGGTGGGGAGAAGCCCGTCAGGATTTACAGCAAGCCCTGCACCTGGAGCCGATCAGCGGGGAAGTCTGTTACAATTTGGGTCTGATTTATCAAGCCCTCGGACAAAAGGAACTGGCGGTGGAGTATTGGGGGCGTGCCCTCTTGCTCCAGCCGGAACTGAGCGAAGCCCATGCCCACCGGGCGATCCTGTACGGGGAAATGAAGGATTACGAGCGCAGTTTGGCGGCCTATGAGCTTTGGTTAAAAAATCAACCCCAGGAACCCCGCGCCTACTATGGACGGGGGACGGTGCGCGCCGCCCAGGGTGACCGGGAGGGGGCGATCCAGGATTTTAGCCAGGTGCTGAATCTCAATCCCAACGCCGGGGAAGCCTGGTTCCAACGGGGATTGGTCTATTCCGTGCTGGGGCAAACTGCCACCGCCCTCGAAGATGCCCGCCGAGCCGCCCAAATTTTCCACAAACAGGGCAATTCCACCGCCTACCATCGGGCACGGGGACTGGTGGCCTATCTGCAAAAATGA
- a CDS encoding pentapeptide repeat-containing protein: MKAPILALVLATVFALPAHSAEPEQVRQLLRTNKCTNCDLRSADLRRLELRNANLEGADLTRANLGGSDLSGANLADTDLRGVNFRNANLRYANLKGADVRGADFTGAILTGTELEDAIRLRGFIDIPGRATLQQLPPPAQPVRRYPLPR, translated from the coding sequence ATGAAAGCCCCCATCCTCGCCCTCGTTCTTGCGACCGTGTTTGCCCTGCCCGCCCATAGTGCCGAACCGGAGCAGGTGCGTCAACTGCTTCGTACCAACAAATGTACCAACTGCGACCTGCGGTCAGCCGACCTGCGCCGCCTAGAACTGCGCAATGCCAATCTTGAAGGAGCCGACCTCACCCGTGCCAACCTGGGGGGTAGCGACTTGAGTGGTGCCAATTTGGCCGATACGGATCTGCGGGGGGTCAATTTCCGCAATGCTAATCTGCGCTACGCCAATTTGAAAGGAGCCGATGTGCGGGGAGCCGACTTTACCGGGGCAATCCTCACCGGCACGGAACTGGAAGATGCCATCCGCCTCCGGGGCTTTATTGACATTCCTGGGCGGGCGACCCTCCAGCAACTGCCCCCCCCTGCCCAACCCGTGCGCCGGTACCCCCTCCCCCGCTAG
- a CDS encoding tetratricopeptide repeat protein, producing the protein MPAMIVENFFIRAFDKARRGDYQGAILDYTQALQVNPGDAKAFNNRGFAHFMIGDYPRAVSDYTSALQIDPRFGEAYYNRGIARFMGGDYEGSVTDYTQAIQLRPRDPKAHGNRGFAHLMLKNYPQAIEDYTAALGLHPEDAKAYYNRGVAYLGLEQYGAGLADLDQALQVNSEFAEAYNKRGSAYFELGQVQEALQNYSEALRLNPALAEAYYNRGVAYGELGQVQREIEDYSEAIRFHPEFGEAYYNRGIARFMVGDKQGALADYTKAIQLNPEDARGYSNRGFAYHSLSQLLAAVADYTVALQLDSNLAEVYSKRGNARFDLGDVPGAIEDYTEAIRINPDYAVAYYNRATARFDLGDVLGEIEDYNRTLRLDPNFADAYLNRGLARLRLGNKREALVDFRKAASLFEHRGDGVMHQQILDLMQTVTKK; encoded by the coding sequence ATGCCCGCTATGATTGTGGAAAATTTCTTCATCCGGGCTTTTGATAAGGCGCGGCGTGGGGATTACCAAGGGGCGATTCTGGATTACACCCAGGCACTACAGGTGAATCCGGGGGATGCCAAGGCGTTTAATAACCGGGGTTTTGCCCATTTCATGATCGGGGATTACCCCCGGGCGGTGAGTGACTATACCAGTGCCCTCCAGATTGACCCCCGCTTTGGGGAAGCCTATTACAACCGGGGGATTGCCCGCTTTATGGGGGGGGATTACGAGGGTTCGGTGACGGATTATACCCAGGCGATTCAACTGCGTCCCCGTGACCCTAAAGCCCATGGAAATCGGGGTTTTGCCCATTTGATGCTGAAAAATTATCCCCAGGCCATCGAGGACTACACGGCGGCGCTGGGGTTGCACCCGGAGGATGCCAAGGCGTACTACAACCGGGGGGTGGCCTATCTGGGGTTGGAGCAGTACGGGGCGGGGCTGGCGGATTTAGACCAGGCTTTGCAGGTCAATTCTGAGTTTGCGGAAGCCTACAACAAGCGGGGGAGTGCCTATTTTGAATTGGGGCAGGTGCAGGAGGCATTGCAAAACTACAGCGAAGCCCTGCGCTTGAATCCGGCTTTGGCGGAGGCGTACTACAACCGGGGGGTGGCCTACGGGGAATTGGGGCAGGTGCAGCGGGAGATTGAGGATTATTCGGAGGCGATTCGGTTTCACCCGGAGTTTGGGGAGGCGTACTACAACCGGGGGATTGCCCGCTTTATGGTGGGGGACAAGCAGGGGGCGTTGGCGGACTATACCAAGGCGATTCAACTCAACCCGGAGGATGCGCGGGGGTATAGCAATCGGGGGTTTGCCTACCACAGTTTGAGTCAGCTTTTGGCGGCGGTGGCGGACTATACGGTGGCGTTGCAGTTGGACTCCAATTTGGCCGAGGTTTATAGCAAGCGGGGCAATGCCCGGTTTGACCTGGGGGATGTGCCGGGGGCGATTGAGGATTATACGGAGGCGATTCGCATCAACCCGGATTATGCGGTGGCCTACTACAATCGGGCGACGGCGCGGTTTGACCTGGGCGATGTGTTGGGGGAAATTGAGGATTACAATCGTACTTTGCGCTTAGACCCGAATTTTGCCGATGCCTATTTGAACCGGGGGTTAGCCCGGCTTAGGTTGGGGAATAAACGGGAGGCGTTGGTGGATTTTCGCAAGGCGGCTTCTCTGTTTGAACATCGGGGGGATGGGGTGATGCACCAGCAAATCCTCGACCTGATGCAAACGGTGACCAAGAAATAG
- the fabG gene encoding 3-oxoacyl-[acyl-carrier-protein] reductase, with protein sequence MSASPVVIITGASRGIGRAIALAFAATPARIVVNYSRSATAAQEVAAEIHTLGGEALLVQADVSQSEQVETLFQQVMAHWGRVDVLVNNAGITRDGLLIRMKDEDWRGVMDLNLDGVFYCTRAAMKIMMKQKSGRIVNITSIAGVMGNPGQANYSAAKAGVIGLTRTVAKEYASRGITVNAVAPGFIATEMTAQLKQAELLKLIPLGRYGQAEEVAGLVAFLGLHPAAGYITGQVFHIDGGLVMG encoded by the coding sequence ATGAGTGCCTCCCCTGTAGTGATCATTACCGGTGCCTCCCGGGGTATTGGTCGGGCAATTGCCTTGGCCTTTGCCGCCACACCCGCCCGGATTGTGGTGAATTATAGTCGTTCGGCCACTGCTGCCCAAGAGGTTGCTGCGGAAATTCACACCCTAGGCGGGGAAGCCCTGCTGGTGCAGGCGGATGTGTCCCAATCAGAGCAGGTGGAAACCCTATTTCAGCAAGTCATGGCGCACTGGGGACGGGTGGATGTGCTGGTGAATAATGCCGGTATCACCCGTGATGGCCTGCTGATTCGCATGAAAGATGAGGACTGGCGGGGGGTGATGGATTTGAATTTAGACGGGGTGTTTTACTGCACCCGCGCCGCCATGAAAATTATGATGAAGCAAAAGTCAGGACGGATAGTTAATATCACTTCTATCGCCGGGGTGATGGGCAATCCAGGGCAAGCAAATTACAGCGCAGCCAAGGCGGGGGTGATTGGACTTACCCGCACCGTTGCTAAGGAATATGCCTCGCGAGGAATTACGGTAAATGCGGTAGCCCCCGGTTTTATCGCCACGGAAATGACCGCCCAATTAAAGCAAGCAGAATTACTCAAACTAATTCCCCTGGGGCGTTATGGACAGGCGGAGGAAGTGGCGGGTTTGGTCGCTTTTTTGGGACTCCATCCGGCGGCGGGTTATATCACCGGGCAGGTGTTTCACATTGATGGGGGTTTGGTGATGGGTTAG
- a CDS encoding carbohydrate ABC transporter permease, giving the protein MSYRSLFLSLGLGIGAILLLFPGVIVVQTSLAPGWHWQNYRLAWQQAQLLPALLISLVVAGAVVLTQGLTAVLAGYALARGGFAGKKLILALIIASIVVPLPVLVIPVFLVLKTGHLLNTLGALILPSSASGFSIFLLRQYFLTIPIEIEAQAMLDGAKPWQILWEVILPLSRPALVTVGLLAFIGEWNDLFKPLVFTTRPELRTVQLALAGLQEQFTSDWGVLMAAIVLATLPVMGLFLWGQNALIQGIATSGLKR; this is encoded by the coding sequence ATGTCCTACCGTTCATTGTTCCTCTCGTTAGGGTTGGGAATCGGGGCAATCCTCCTGTTATTTCCGGGGGTGATTGTCGTGCAAACATCCCTTGCCCCCGGTTGGCACTGGCAAAATTACCGTTTGGCTTGGCAACAGGCACAACTACTACCCGCTTTGCTCATTTCTTTAGTGGTCGCCGGGGCGGTGGTGCTGACCCAGGGATTAACGGCGGTACTGGCAGGGTACGCTTTAGCACGGGGGGGATTTGCTGGCAAAAAGCTGATTTTGGCTTTGATCATTGCCAGTATTGTGGTGCCCTTACCCGTGTTGGTTATTCCGGTATTTTTGGTGCTAAAAACGGGGCATTTACTCAACACCTTGGGAGCGTTAATTTTACCCAGTAGTGCCAGTGGCTTTAGTATTTTTTTGCTACGCCAGTATTTTCTTACCATTCCCATTGAAATTGAAGCCCAGGCGATGTTGGATGGGGCAAAACCCTGGCAAATTCTCTGGGAAGTGATCCTACCCCTGTCCCGACCGGCACTTGTAACTGTGGGATTATTGGCCTTTATTGGCGAGTGGAATGACCTATTTAAGCCTTTGGTATTCACAACTCGCCCAGAACTACGGACGGTGCAACTTGCCCTAGCCGGTTTGCAGGAACAATTCACCAGCGACTGGGGAGTTTTGATGGCGGCAATTGTGTTAGCTACCCTGCCGGTTATGGGGCTATTTCTTTGGGGGCAAAATGCCCTAATTCAAGGGATCGCCACCAGCGGCCTAAAACGTTAG
- a CDS encoding RAMP superfamily CRISPR-associated protein: protein MIWQEFLANMSKQKPQPPAIYVLIQDSQIAEINKDCLKIIFSTEEARVAAKSKLGAIKIRIPSELQRDRLEFVTGVAPLSETIQPAARTITTKNPDNSSSRPISNQSPIINQRPVITQRPIIHQIQNPLTKLLVTPFEYDNRNNVELVQPVLQSAVEAEKTCQPIYDLLAKRTKQLAQSTLEIKFPWRVRVGGVRGFRDLLLPAFHPVYGIPYFPASSLKGVINAWARNNGYESEADELFGTLKKGMGKVQILDAFPTKPCLSMDMANPQWHWRGQQVEYKPEPHALLTLMEPEIVIGLSPTSRGTQNDIETVKKWLENALKIGIGSRVSAGYGRTEITHNLPHFQEYKFTLWSQGIYGANPPSGGNNWRGETEFRPVAFRGVLRYWFRVVALGLYSPESCQKLEQQLFGALGQEGSICLGMNWDKSGDNPLEITGKILLESKSPEHLTLAKNLLILASHLGGVGRGSRRPLHYNSGRLRGCHWELDGNLDKNILSLSKEPWQVFLQELINSFKIVHPSGNPSSCQPYNKGTRCQDVLNQNAVITLVPSPGLKHPRQVNSYQSQGNQPDVRGEALEILYGSDKFKGVNRDRRGNEKVGGSLAIPSYVLIKSNYPGADSEYQTVTIFGADFRDRTAFKDALPEDSIQVWPLSLPVAQSNASEKPSKPILKKRNN, encoded by the coding sequence ATGATTTGGCAAGAATTTTTAGCTAATATGAGTAAACAAAAGCCTCAACCACCGGCAATATACGTTTTAATTCAAGATAGCCAAATCGCTGAAATAAATAAAGACTGTCTAAAAATAATTTTTTCTACTGAAGAAGCAAGAGTAGCGGCAAAGAGTAAACTTGGAGCCATTAAGATCAGAATACCATCAGAATTACAGAGAGATAGACTTGAATTTGTTACGGGTGTTGCCCCGCTCTCTGAAACAATTCAACCCGCAGCACGCACCATAACCACCAAAAATCCTGATAATTCCAGTTCACGACCTATTTCCAACCAAAGCCCTATCATCAACCAACGCCCTGTCATAACTCAACGCCCGATAATTCATCAAATCCAAAACCCACTTACAAAATTACTGGTGACACCATTTGAGTATGACAATAGAAATAATGTTGAGCTAGTTCAACCCGTACTTCAGAGTGCCGTAGAAGCAGAAAAAACTTGTCAACCAATCTATGATTTGCTTGCAAAACGAACGAAACAATTAGCGCAATCAACTTTAGAAATTAAATTTCCTTGGCGGGTTAGGGTGGGTGGAGTGCGTGGATTTAGGGACTTACTATTACCCGCTTTTCATCCTGTCTATGGCATCCCCTATTTTCCTGCCAGTAGCCTCAAAGGTGTGATAAATGCGTGGGCTAGAAACAATGGCTATGAATCTGAAGCCGATGAACTCTTTGGGACATTAAAAAAAGGGATGGGTAAAGTGCAGATTTTGGATGCTTTTCCCACTAAACCCTGCCTTAGTATGGATATGGCTAATCCTCAGTGGCATTGGCGGGGTCAGCAAGTAGAATATAAACCTGAACCCCATGCCTTACTTACGCTCATGGAACCAGAAATTGTGATTGGATTGTCACCCACATCAAGGGGTACTCAGAATGATATAGAAACCGTGAAAAAATGGTTGGAAAATGCTTTAAAAATTGGCATCGGTTCACGGGTGAGTGCTGGTTATGGACGTACTGAAATTACCCATAATTTACCACATTTTCAGGAATATAAATTTACCCTCTGGTCGCAGGGGATTTATGGCGCAAATCCTCCTAGTGGAGGGAATAATTGGCGAGGAGAAACTGAATTTAGACCCGTTGCTTTTAGAGGTGTATTGCGTTATTGGTTTAGAGTCGTAGCATTGGGTTTATATTCCCCAGAATCTTGTCAAAAATTAGAACAGCAATTATTTGGTGCTTTAGGTCAAGAAGGAAGCATTTGCCTTGGAATGAACTGGGATAAATCCGGTGATAATCCCCTTGAGATTACAGGTAAAATCCTATTGGAATCAAAATCCCCAGAGCATTTAACTTTAGCGAAAAACTTACTTATTTTGGCATCTCATTTGGGGGGAGTTGGTCGGGGTTCTCGCCGTCCATTACATTACAATAGCGGTAGATTGCGGGGATGTCATTGGGAACTTGATGGCAATCTTGATAAAAATATTTTATCTTTATCAAAAGAACCTTGGCAAGTATTTCTGCAAGAATTAATTAATTCATTCAAAATAGTTCACCCTTCGGGAAATCCCAGCTCTTGTCAGCCTTATAACAAGGGAACCCGCTGTCAGGATGTCTTGAATCAAAATGCAGTGATTACTCTCGTCCCTTCTCCTGGATTGAAACACCCCCGACAGGTGAATAGCTATCAAAGTCAAGGCAATCAGCCCGATGTGCGGGGAGAGGCATTAGAAATACTGTATGGCAGTGATAAATTTAAGGGTGTTAATCGAGATAGACGAGGGAATGAAAAAGTAGGAGGTTCTTTAGCTATTCCATCCTATGTGCTGATCAAATCCAACTATCCTGGGGCTGATTCTGAGTATCAAACGGTGACTATATTCGGGGCAGATTTTAGAGACCGTACCGCTTTTAAGGATGCCTTACCAGAAGATTCTATTCAAGTATGGCCTTTATCGCTTCCAGTGGCTCAGTCAAATGCTTCAGAAAAACCATCCAAACCGATTCTCAAAAAAAGGAACAATTAA
- the cmr4 gene encoding type III-B CRISPR module RAMP protein Cmr4 translates to MSNYLNYIHLLSPLHTGGSAQEGNLMGIAREVHTEFPYLPSSSLRGKIRSEVERKPDLKTEASQFFGQKIKEGQQPTEGEIWFGDATLLFFPIASLSHHLVWITCPLWLSRWHRWCRVKGLGELIQTCQEQLAGEKGAIISFTAVKLYLQTALLNSNDLEKFDPAPVSTGLEILIKKEDGLLKQLPEKIVILTNEDCIALVEMGLQREVRVALQEEQKLVKGSSFRSEEAIPPEAILFFPWGIKAGKGDESTRLVRQEVEQMLQGRLQFGGLEGLGRGWADLATYSIINQGETHDEA, encoded by the coding sequence ATGTCAAATTACTTGAATTATATTCACCTACTCTCGCCACTGCACACGGGAGGAAGTGCTCAGGAGGGCAACTTGATGGGGATTGCTCGCGAAGTTCATACGGAATTTCCCTACTTACCCTCCTCATCCCTGCGGGGAAAAATTCGTTCTGAAGTTGAGAGAAAGCCTGATTTGAAAACTGAAGCCAGTCAGTTTTTCGGCCAAAAGATCAAAGAGGGTCAACAACCCACCGAAGGAGAAATTTGGTTTGGTGATGCGACTTTATTATTTTTTCCAATTGCTTCTCTTAGCCATCATTTGGTGTGGATTACTTGTCCGCTTTGGCTCAGCCGTTGGCATCGTTGGTGTAGGGTTAAGGGTTTGGGTGAATTGATTCAAACTTGTCAAGAACAATTAGCTGGAGAGAAGGGAGCGATAATTAGTTTTACTGCCGTCAAACTCTACTTACAAACAGCACTTTTGAATAGTAATGACTTAGAAAAATTTGACCCTGCACCAGTCTCAACGGGGCTTGAAATTTTAATCAAAAAAGAAGATGGTTTGCTGAAGCAATTACCAGAGAAGATTGTGATTTTAACGAATGAAGATTGCATTGCGTTAGTAGAAATGGGTTTGCAAAGAGAGGTGCGAGTTGCCTTACAGGAAGAACAAAAATTAGTCAAAGGTAGTTCATTTCGTTCTGAGGAAGCGATTCCACCCGAAGCCATTTTATTCTTTCCTTGGGGGATAAAAGCTGGGAAAGGTGATGAATCCACTCGACTGGTCAGGCAGGAAGTCGAGCAGATGCTTCAGGGTAGATTGCAATTTGGTGGCTTAGAAGGTTTGGGTCGAGGCTGGGCTGATTTGGCAACATATTCAATTATCAATCAAGGTGAAACCCATGATGAAGCTTGA
- a CDS encoding type III-B CRISPR module-associated Cmr3 family protein, with the protein MIYWYTIDPIDILLFRESKPFSPGEGSWAKSLFPPMPITVFQALRSLLPYRENHKQHDLEFIGPFLLNEQETLWFPTPKNLMAICHKVNNDQEVPEDNLKDTADTFQKTTRLTPASGNSWHHIQHPGSPTIKPMIPPELSGDEFICGRPKPWIRATALRDYLQGKNPSHSSDFENNPWDIQVLPHINMQIGMRQVEEKASYFTEVAVRLRPGWKLVAGLSVGHLQGVVRLGGEGHRVLVTPLISLHQWDDLMSYSQPDSANFSYLLTPGLAQSEIDQPVYGVYPVSWTEYLAGIASDRAILWGGISSIQRVNSMTGEKSQDKEFALLPQRAYVPPGTVYVFHGNKPPPNRQLLPTESKQRETFQKLNYGTLLWGNYPCQIT; encoded by the coding sequence ATGATTTACTGGTACACTATTGACCCGATAGATATACTCCTATTCCGTGAAAGTAAACCCTTTAGTCCGGGGGAGGGTTCCTGGGCAAAAAGTTTATTCCCACCCATGCCAATTACGGTATTTCAAGCCTTGCGCTCTCTCCTTCCCTATCGGGAAAATCATAAACAGCATGATTTAGAATTTATTGGGCCTTTCTTGCTGAATGAACAAGAGACACTTTGGTTCCCTACTCCCAAGAATTTAATGGCTATTTGCCATAAAGTAAACAACGACCAGGAAGTGCCTGAAGATAATTTGAAAGACACCGCCGATACCTTCCAAAAAACAACCCGTTTGACCCCAGCATCAGGCAATTCATGGCATCACATCCAGCACCCTGGTTCACCAACAATTAAGCCCATGATCCCCCCGGAATTATCAGGGGATGAATTCATCTGTGGTCGTCCTAAACCCTGGATACGTGCGACCGCTCTCCGGGATTATTTGCAGGGCAAAAATCCTAGCCATAGTTCTGATTTTGAAAACAACCCTTGGGATATTCAAGTTTTACCTCATATTAATATGCAAATTGGGATGCGACAGGTAGAGGAAAAAGCGAGTTACTTTACTGAAGTGGCAGTGCGTCTGCGACCCGGTTGGAAACTGGTGGCCGGATTGAGTGTGGGGCATCTCCAGGGCGTAGTACGCTTAGGGGGTGAGGGGCATCGAGTCTTAGTTACGCCTTTAATTAGTCTGCATCAATGGGATGATTTAATGAGTTATTCCCAGCCAGATTCAGCTAATTTTAGTTATCTTTTGACCCCAGGTTTAGCGCAATCGGAAATTGATCAACCGGTTTATGGCGTTTATCCAGTTAGTTGGACAGAATACTTAGCAGGAATTGCCAGCGACCGAGCCATTTTATGGGGTGGTATTTCCAGCATTCAACGAGTTAATAGTATGACGGGCGAAAAGTCTCAGGATAAGGAGTTTGCCCTGCTGCCCCAACGAGCTTATGTGCCTCCGGGTACGGTGTATGTATTCCACGGCAATAAGCCTCCACCCAATCGCCAATTACTACCTACGGAAAGCAAACAACGAGAAACTTTTCAAAAGCTCAATTACGGTACATTACTCTGGGGGAATTATCCATGTCAAATTACTTGA
- a CDS encoding Uma2 family endonuclease: protein MQTQEQMYRWTIQKYHQMIKAGIFETNNWVELLDGVITPMSAKGIPHVIISRWISDQLREKIGTKAYIITQDSIILIEQNSEPEPDIVIVKGSIFDYREHHPYPEDIELVIEVADSSLGIDKNIKTSIYTQAKIKEYWIIDKNIKTSIYTQAKIKEYWIVDVQEQEIIVHQQPCRDFYEQIQVKKSQDELTVSAFPHVKFLVSELFLEGV, encoded by the coding sequence ATGCAAACCCAAGAGCAAATGTATCGGTGGACGATTCAAAAATATCATCAAATGATTAAAGCTGGTATCTTTGAAACCAATAACTGGGTAGAACTTTTAGATGGGGTGATCACACCAATGTCAGCAAAAGGAATACCCCATGTCATCATCAGCCGTTGGATCAGTGACCAGTTAAGGGAAAAGATAGGAACTAAGGCTTATATCATAACGCAAGACTCAATTATATTGATTGAGCAAAATTCTGAACCAGAACCAGATATTGTGATTGTCAAGGGGTCAATTTTTGACTATCGAGAACATCACCCCTACCCCGAAGATATTGAACTGGTCATCGAAGTTGCTGATTCTAGTTTAGGTATTGACAAAAATATCAAAACATCTATTTACACTCAGGCCAAAATTAAAGAATACTGGATTATTGACAAAAATATCAAAACATCTATTTACACTCAGGCCAAAATTAAAGAATACTGGATTGTGGATGTACAAGAACAAGAAATTATCGTTCATCAACAACCATGCCGGGATTTTTACGAACAGATTCAGGTAAAAAAATCTCAAGATGAACTGACAGTTTCAGCTTTTCCCCACGTAAAGTTTCTAGTCTCAGAGTTATTTTTGGAGGGAGTATAA